The Labilibaculum sp. sequence GCCAGCAACGATCCATTAATTGTTTTGGATGGGGTGCCTCTTGAAGCGGGAGGTATCAGTGGGAACAGCAATAACTTTTTAAGTCTGATTAATCCTAATGATATTGAAAGCATGACCGTACTGAAGGATGCATCATCAACGGCCATTTATGGTTCCAGGGCATCAAATGGGGTAATCATTATCACAACTAAAAAAGGTTCTAAAGATAAGATCAGAGTTAATTTTAACTCAACCAACTCATTGCAGGTTAAATCCAAACTGGCTGATATGTTATCAACAGCAGAATTTCGTAATGTAGTTCAGGGTGAGGGCAGTGATGCCCAAAGATCCTTGTTGGGTTCTAATGAAACAGATTGGAATGACCAGATATTTCAGCTTGCCTATGGAACCGATAACAATGTAAGTTTGTCAGGAGCTTTGGCAAATGTTCCTTATCGTTTTTCGGCTGGTTATTACAATCAGGATGGTATTTTAAAAACGGATAATGCACAAAGAACCACAGGAAATCTTTCTGTTTCACCATCTTTTTTTGAAGATCACTTAAAGGTGAATGTGGGGCTGAAAGGATCCTATAATAAAAATAGCTTTGCCAATACAGGAGCCATATGGGGTGCTTCTACCTACAACCCTACCGTTCCTGTTTACTCAGGAAATTCTGGTTTCGGAGGTTATAATGAGGCCATTGACGAAAATGGAAAACCGGTAACAGGAGCAGTATTAAATCCATTAGGCGTATTAAATCAGTATTCATCAACCAGTGAGGTGAGCCGTGTAATCGGAAATCTGGATATGGATTACAAGCTTCATTTTCTTCCTGATCTTAGATTGCATGCAACTTTAGGTTACGATTATGCAAAAGGTGAAGGAGAAATCTATGTCCCTGCAGATGCAGCTCAATATTACGTGACAAACGGACGTGATTATACGTATGGACCTCAAAAAAAAGAGAACAAATTAATTACAACTTATCTGAACTACAAAAAAGAATTTGAAAGCATACAAAGTAGGGTTGATGTAACATTGGGGTACGATTATCAGACTTGGAAGAGTACCACCAATGCTTATGAGGAAACGAATACCCTTGGTGTATCGCAAAGTTCGGTAGCTGCCGATGATCAGCGTCATGCTTTAATTTCTTACTACGGAAGGGTGAACTATTCTTTACAGGACAAATACATGTTAACGGCTACTGTTCGTCAGGACGGAACTTCCCGCTTTAGCAGTGATAACCGTTGGGGTACTTTCCCATCTGTTGCACTGGCCTGGCGATTATCCGAAGAATCTTTTCTGGATGGAATCGATCTTTTAAGCAATTTGAAATTGAGAACCAGCTTTGGAATCACCGGACAACAGGAAGGAATAGGGAATTACAGCTATTTACCTGTTTATACGATCAGCCAAAATGGTGCTCAGTATATTTTTGGTAATTCTACGGTTAATACTTATCGCCCCGAAGCTTATGTATCCGATTTAAAATGGGAGTTGACAAAAGCTTATAATTATGGCGTTGATTTTGGATTTTTCAACAATCGTTTATCAGGATCTGTTGAGTATTATACACGTAAAACAGAAGATTTGTTAGCTACTGTTCCTTCGCCTGCCGGAACCAATTTCGATAAAAGAATATTAACCAATGTCGGCAATGTGGATAGTAAAGGTGTTGAGTTATCGATTAATGTTACTCCTGTTGATAACGAAGACTGGACCTGGGATTTTAGTTGTAATGCCAGCTGGCAAAAGCAAACTATTAAAAACTTGTCCATAATACCAGGAACACAAATTTCGAACACTTCGGTAGGATCAACTATCGATAGCTACTATTTTCAGGTGTTAACGGAAGGTTATGCCCCAAATATGTTTTACGTATACCATCAGTTGTACGACGAAACAGGAAAACCAATTGAAGGTGCATTTGCTGATTTAAACAATGATGGAACTATTAATTCGGGCGATTTATACCGTTATCACTCGCCATCGCCTGATTATATTTTAGGTTTCAGTACATCGCTGCGCTATAAAAAATGGAATCTGAGTACCAGTCTTCGTTCCAGTATTAATAATTATGTATACAATGGACTGTCAATGAATGCAGGGGCATACGGAACCATGTCATATAATTCATATCAGTTAAATAATCTTCATAAAAGCTATTTGGAAACTGGTTTCCAAAGTCGTCAGTATTTGTCTGATTACTATGTGGAAAATGCGTCTTTTATTAAGATGGATAATATTTCCTTAGGATATAATTTTGGAAGCATAAAGAATTTGTTTAATCTGAATATGACAGCTATGGTTCAAAATGTATTCACCATCACTAAATATTCAGGTGTCGATCCGGAGATTTCAGGAGGGATAGACCAGTCTTTCTATCCTCGTCCGAGAATTTTTTCGCTAAGCTTAGGCATCGATTTTTAAAGTAAGTCTAAGGTGAAAGCAATAAGCAATTTTAAACACACTGAAAAATTGAGACTAAAATTATGAAACGTCCATGCCAAAGCGCTTTTGACATAAAGGGGGATAATTATCCCAGCAGGGTAATCCCGAAAGCTTTCGGGACCATATGGCAAAAAAAAACAAATTATAATCATATGAAAAAGTTAATCAATATATTCCTGGTAACCGTTGTTTTACTTCATACCGCTTGCACGGATGAATTAAATCAATATCCGAATGTTGAAGAAACCTCAAAAACGGTTTATTCGGATCCGGCTAATTATATTTCGGCACTGGCTAAATGTTATTCCTCATTTGTTACGGCCGGTCAGGAAAAAGGAGGAGGTGATGCAGATCTAAGCAGTAATAATGGTTACGATTATATGCGTTGTTATTTTAATGTTCAGGAGGCTGGAACAGATGAACTGGGCTCCACCTGGATAGAAGGTGATAATATTGGTGATTTAAGCTTTCTGAGCTGGGATGCCAATGATCCTTGGGTAGCCGACATGTATTACAGATGTTATTATTCGATATCACTTTGCAACGAGTTTCTGAAAAATGCTTCTGACAGTAAAATTTCGGCTTTCACCGAAGAGGAGCAGGCGGAAATCAAATCATATCGTGAAGAAGCCAGGTTTCTTCGTGCCATGGCTTACTCTCACGCAATCGACTTGTTTCACGATGTTCCTTTTGCTGATGAATCGGTAATTGGTAGTTCAAAATTGCCTGAAGAGATAAAAGCTCCTAAATTATTTGATTTTTTGGTTACCGAATTAAAAGATTGCAGCGAAGGCATGCATGATGTAGATGCCTGTGAATACGGACATGCACCCCGGGCAGCCGCCTGGATGCTGTTATCAAGATTGTATCTGAATGCTGAGGTATATGAGGCAGGAACAAAATATGATTCGTGCATGATTTACAGTCAAAAAGTGATTGATGAAGGTTATGCTTTGGAATCTGATTACAGCAAATTGTTTAATGCCGATAATCATTTGCGTGTAGGTAGAGGTAATGAAATAATTTTTCCCTTGGTTGTTGATGGAACAAGTGTATTGTCATGGGGAGCTACTACTTATTTGGTTTGCGGGGAAGTGGATACGGATTATGGTGCTGTAGCCTCAGAAGTAGGTTGTACGCTTGCCTGGAGTATGTTTCGCATCAGAGGCGAAGTTCCTGCACTTTTTGATCTGGAGAATGACAACCGGGCTATGTTTTATACCGAAGGACAAAATCAGTATATGGAAAATGGCATAGATGATAGAACCGGAGGTTACTTTGTTCAAAAATGGAGCAATTTAACCGATGCCGGAGAGCCGGCGACCAATACCACCAGCGATGGAGTAAACACCGATTTTCCAATGTTTCGTTTGGCTGATGCCTACCTGATGTATGCTGAGTCTGCTGCTCGTTCTGGGAAGGATATGGCTACCGCATTAAGCTATGTAAATGATTTAAGAAGTCATAGAAATGCAGCTTCGGTGAGTGAAAGTGAATTAATTGCAACTTCCGACGGTATTCCATACAAATTTTTTCTTGATGAACGAGCCAGAGAGCTTTATTGGGAGTGCGTTCGCAGAACAGATTTGGTGCGGTTTGGATGCTTTACCGGTAATAAATACATCTGGCAATGGAAAGGTGGGGTTAAAGATGGAAAGGCTGTGAATGATAAGTACAATATCTATCCAATTCCAAGTGCCGAGCTTTCTGCAAATCCGAATTTATCTAACGATGATTATTAAAAAACAGAATAAGTTATGAAGAAATTAATCATATTTCTGGCGGTAAGTTGCTCAGCATTATTTACTGCCTGCGAAAAAGACGGAGACGAGATTTTCGTTTCAGGGCTTACTTCATCAAAGCTGCAAACAAGTGAATCTGATATTGTTTTATCTCAGGAAACCAAGGATGCACCTATGCTGGCTTTAACTTGGAATGAAAGTGAGCTAAGTATTAGTAGTACGGTTGTGAGCCTGCCTGATAATATCCCATCTGCCGCAATTGAGATTTCTGCCTCTGAGGATTTTAAAACATATCAAACCATAAAGCCAGAGAGCAATATCTACTCTTTTACCGGAGGTGAATTGAATACTATGGCAAAGAATTTTGCTTACACTCCGGATGTTAGTACTCCTATGTATTTCAGAGTCAATTTCGCTTATAGCGGTAATACAGATCCTTATTACAGTAATGTGATTGCTGTGAACATCACCAGCTATTCTATTGATATGTCAAAAGCTTTTGTGCTTGATAAAGACAAAGCAGATACAGGTTTTGTATTGTATGCTCCTGAAAGTGATGGTGAATATTCTGGTTTTATTGGAACTACTGCCTGGAGTAACTGGTTCTTAAAAGAAGGAGACGGAAGCCTTTGGGGCAATGAAGGTGCTGATGGTAAAGAATTTTTGATGTCCTCGGACGAAAGCTCCATGTGGAATTTCTGGTATCCGGGTTTTGGTGGATGTTACTATACAACAGCAAGTACATCATCAAAAGA is a genomic window containing:
- a CDS encoding RagB/SusD family nutrient uptake outer membrane protein; protein product: MKKLINIFLVTVVLLHTACTDELNQYPNVEETSKTVYSDPANYISALAKCYSSFVTAGQEKGGGDADLSSNNGYDYMRCYFNVQEAGTDELGSTWIEGDNIGDLSFLSWDANDPWVADMYYRCYYSISLCNEFLKNASDSKISAFTEEEQAEIKSYREEARFLRAMAYSHAIDLFHDVPFADESVIGSSKLPEEIKAPKLFDFLVTELKDCSEGMHDVDACEYGHAPRAAAWMLLSRLYLNAEVYEAGTKYDSCMIYSQKVIDEGYALESDYSKLFNADNHLRVGRGNEIIFPLVVDGTSVLSWGATTYLVCGEVDTDYGAVASEVGCTLAWSMFRIRGEVPALFDLENDNRAMFYTEGQNQYMENGIDDRTGGYFVQKWSNLTDAGEPATNTTSDGVNTDFPMFRLADAYLMYAESAARSGKDMATALSYVNDLRSHRNAASVSESELIATSDGIPYKFFLDERARELYWECVRRTDLVRFGCFTGNKYIWQWKGGVKDGKAVNDKYNIYPIPSAELSANPNLSNDDY
- a CDS encoding TonB-dependent receptor, yielding MENSFKLRLVSIILFLCCGLGAFAQQTQINGLVVDAKTNEPVPGTTVIVKGTQRGSVSMFDGTFTIEANQSEVLVFSFIGYLSQEVMVSPGANYNIKLQSDVVNMDEVVVIGYGQQKKGDLTGAVSNVSSKDFNQGIVSSPAQLINGKVSGVQILSGSGSPTSGSSIRIRGGASLNASNDPLIVLDGVPLEAGGISGNSNNFLSLINPNDIESMTVLKDASSTAIYGSRASNGVIIITTKKGSKDKIRVNFNSTNSLQVKSKLADMLSTAEFRNVVQGEGSDAQRSLLGSNETDWNDQIFQLAYGTDNNVSLSGALANVPYRFSAGYYNQDGILKTDNAQRTTGNLSVSPSFFEDHLKVNVGLKGSYNKNSFANTGAIWGASTYNPTVPVYSGNSGFGGYNEAIDENGKPVTGAVLNPLGVLNQYSSTSEVSRVIGNLDMDYKLHFLPDLRLHATLGYDYAKGEGEIYVPADAAQYYVTNGRDYTYGPQKKENKLITTYLNYKKEFESIQSRVDVTLGYDYQTWKSTTNAYEETNTLGVSQSSVAADDQRHALISYYGRVNYSLQDKYMLTATVRQDGTSRFSSDNRWGTFPSVALAWRLSEESFLDGIDLLSNLKLRTSFGITGQQEGIGNYSYLPVYTISQNGAQYIFGNSTVNTYRPEAYVSDLKWELTKAYNYGVDFGFFNNRLSGSVEYYTRKTEDLLATVPSPAGTNFDKRILTNVGNVDSKGVELSINVTPVDNEDWTWDFSCNASWQKQTIKNLSIIPGTQISNTSVGSTIDSYYFQVLTEGYAPNMFYVYHQLYDETGKPIEGAFADLNNDGTINSGDLYRYHSPSPDYILGFSTSLRYKKWNLSTSLRSSINNYVYNGLSMNAGAYGTMSYNSYQLNNLHKSYLETGFQSRQYLSDYYVENASFIKMDNISLGYNFGSIKNLFNLNMTAMVQNVFTITKYSGVDPEISGGIDQSFYPRPRIFSLSLGIDF